From Microplitis mediator isolate UGA2020A chromosome 11, iyMicMedi2.1, whole genome shotgun sequence, one genomic window encodes:
- the LOC130677927 gene encoding putative mediator of RNA polymerase II transcription subunit 26 isoform X1 produces MQWRRQKKVNHVIGSAHHVLLIARYQYDCPSAPPGDDDDEDGIRKARDSSTRNTQSTHKSSHPRSSEQKNRTENGISNGDSAGASPSRSSQPKIIFDENEYTRITTPRQDVLFKKGYLARKKVWSGNNASTSATPSTTESQSASHSTADGSETTEDPQLLDYRENGLEEFSNAEPPAQMSYGTFYDHASGYYYEYPVMVVGPPMPGPPMHNLLAAMPCDAVPLRPIEWVNPAFVPKYEQPYCLVDYQNPQVDHQLPPTIHENGVAPTEPETTNGDEPVENGNGSTSWTGSVAGEEPVNGDEQQQSSSAEPQNQQDPQANFDEVIVDSSFPSEPCLETVLAQQLHVSHVGPPVPQPYMYPGHYMFGPALINVNGMTIQSGPMMRTNDMNATTTAFTRRRKKKKLSRRKLRRPLGLDNSEYCGQEEEDYSSEADNNGVQTSSCINNSFVPTSSRPLNPNCKEFEFKPSKIISQTSNVAVVNSVSISKVVSENHSNDLQPSDFKININSIDLSSSKPTTPDAHSTPTESPAIVTNIEYATEAIANESSQMNGLANGNASNETQETEIGVDVTCADFNDIIDKLEDNSTDILIQNPVDTIVPNGNEDCDRLSNGTVKSVGTNDSRDTPVIHRLPNKETLPKNNVPKKKYKSTKLVREPTPGPECEEQHPSTSELETDLETHVEGVPMGIDAIQAQMNADTSNEDSGFESQTRFSSNRPITDAVTQWLRRANSPELFVTTINNNNNEDSETEDDELEDSEPPKNLQGNPMPALSANSSAHDVTTSSRPASCGEFARTDSPRDGNASSSRKKLRSRGSKKKLPKNKTAVTTNNDDNNNNSEGVNLTNRQQRKKSRAAARLKNKQLNGNCEFTEKDSDAGMRVANNSRITKTDKIESITNRSEESVESSRKIERINTDLVKTYEQGEIVVSIDGKLISTTICGTTVQLKNNINIDQEGINYEESVNRSAKNSIGSIEEPDMLEYWESEKIEPFNNNNVKPVLQTHDESLQSDEIYNDNNDKSCIKVDPVSLDIVRKYYRLARGSVQSISSIEDGICDLKQSDNESKSRLVTPERSTAAHVCGNKIPVISSPNQQYKKLPIDEAIEVYESCYTGKPPGLIFHSNLYKPHSLYGYDRHEGPIPCRTTCCIVQ; encoded by the exons ATGCAGTGGCGCCGACAGAAGAAAGTCAACCATGTGATTGGCTCAGCCCATCACGTTCTTCTAATAGCGAGGTACCAATACG ACTGTCCATCAGCACCACCGGGTGACGATGACGATGAAGATGGAATACGAAAGGCCCGCGATAGCAGTACAAGAAACACTCAAAGTACCCACAAGTCATCTCACCCGAGGTCTTCGGAGCAAAAAAACAGAACCGAGAACGGAATTTCAAACGGCGACTCTGCAGGTGCATCACCCTCAAGATCATCTCAacccaaaattattttcgatgaAAACGAGTACACGCGTATCACAACACCACGACAGGATgtacttttcaaaaaaggtTACCTTGCACGTAAAAAAGTTTGGTCGGGTAATAATGCCAGCACGAGTGCAACACCGTCGACTACTGAAAGTCAGTCGGCCTCTCACTCCACTGCTG ACGGTAGTGAGACAACCGAGGATCCCCAGCTACTTGATTACCGTGAAAACGGCCTCGAGGAATTTTCAAATGCTGAACCACCGGCACAGATGAGCTACGGAACATTTTATGATCACGCTAGTGGTTATTATTATGAGTATCCTGTCATGGTCGTCGGTCCTCCGATGCCTGGTCCACCAATGCACAATCTTTTAGCCGCTATGCCCTGTGACGCAGTACCACTTAGACCAATTGAGTGGGTAAATCCTGCTTTTGTACCCAAATACGAGCAGCCGTACTGTCTTGTCGATTaccag AACCCCCAGGTAGATCACCAATTGCCACCGACGATCCATGAGAACGGAGTGGCTCCAACAGAACCGGAGACTACCAACGGGGATGAACCTGTGGAGAATGGAAACGGCAGTACAAGTTGGACAGGAAGTGTCGCTGGAGAAGAACCAGTGAATGGAGACGAGCAACAGCAAAGCTCATCAGCAGAACCACAAAATCAACAGGATCCTCAGGCAAACTTCGACGAAGTGATAGTGGACAGTAGTTTCCCCAGCGAACCATGTCTCGAAACTGTCCTTGCTCAGCAGCTGCATGTGTCACATGTGGGCCCGCCCGTACCTCAGCCTTACATGTATCCCGGTCACTATATGTTTGGTCCAGCGCTCATTAATGTCAACG gTATGACTATTCAGAGCGGACCAATGATGAGGACGAACGACATGAATGCTACAACAACGGCATTTACCAGACGCAGAAAGAAGAAAAAGTTGAGCAGAAGAAAACTAAGACGACCTCTTGGTCTG GATAACAGTGAGTATTGCGGACAAGAAGAAGAAGACTACAGTTCAGAAGCTGATAATAATGGAGTTCAAACTTCAAGTTGTATAAACAACAGTTTCGTTCCAACGAGCAGTCGTCCGTTAAACCCAAACTGtaaagaatttgaatttaagccaagtaaaattatttcacaaaCTTCAAATGTTGCTGTTGTAAATTCAGTATCAATATCTAAAGTCGTATCAGAAAATCACAGCAATGATTTACAGCCTtccgattttaaaataaatataaattctataGATTTATCAAGTAGTAAACCAACTACTCCAGATGCTCACAGTACCCCGACTGAATCACCGGCGATTGTTACAAATATCGAGTACGCAACAGAGGCAATTGCGAATGAGTCCAGCCAAATGAATGGCCTTGCTAATGGTAACGCCAGTAATGAAACTCAAGAAACTGAAATTGGCGTCGACGTCACGTGCGCTGACTTTAATGATATAATTGATAAGCTCGAAGACAATTCCACGGATATACTTATTCAAAATCCCGTGGATACGATTGTGCCAAACGGAAATGAAGACTGTGATCGACTGTCCAATGGTACTGTTAAGTCTGTAGGAACAAACGATTCACGTGATACGCCTGTGATTCACCGGTTACCGAACAAAGAAACTTTACCTAAAAACAACGTGCCTAAGAAGAAGTACAAAAGTACAAAACTGGTCCGTGAACCGACCCCTGGTCCAGAGTGTGAGGAGCAGCATCCAAGTACATCTGAACTTGAAACAGATCTTGAGACTCACGTCGAGGGTGTGCCCATGGGTATCGATGCAATTCAAGCTCAGATGAATGCCGATACATCCAACGAAGATTCGGGATTCGAGAGTCAAACCCGTTTTTCCAGCAACCGACCAATAACAGATGCCGTGACACAGTGGCTTCGACGCGCCAACTCGCCAGAATTATTTGTCacgacaataaataataacaacaatgaaGACAGTGAAACGGAAGATGACGAGTTAGAAGACAGCGAGCCGCCAAAAAACTTGCAGGGCAACCCCATGCCTGCACTATCTGCTAATAGCAGCGCGCACGACGTAACAACGTCGTCGCGTCCGGCTAGCTGCGGCGAATTCGCAAGAACCGACTCTCCTCGAGATGGCAATGCATCATCGTCACGTAAAAAATTACGCTCGAGgggtagtaaaaaaaaattaccaaagaATAAGACTGCGGTCACGACAAATaacgatgataataataataattccgaAGGAGTTAATTTGACTAATCGTCAACAACGAAAGAAAAGTCGTGCTGCCGCGAggcttaaaaataaacaattaaatggtAATTGCGAATTCACGGAGAAGGATAGCGATGCGGGTATGAGGGTTGCCAATAACTCTCGGATAACAAAAACGGATAAAATTGAGTCAATAACGAATCGTTCTGAAGAATCTGTTGAATCTAGTCGTAAGATTGAGAGGATCAACACTGATCTGGTTAAAACATATGAACAGGGAGAGATTGTTGTGTCTATTGATGGTAAATTAATATCCACGACTATTTGTGGTACTACcgtacaattaaaaaataatataaatattgatcaAGAAGGAATAAATTATGAAGAATCGGTCAATAGAAGCGCGAAAAATTCAATTGGAAGTATCGAGGAGCCGGACATGCTCGAATACTGGGAGTCTGAAAAAATTGaaccatttaataataataatgtgaaGCCGGTACTTCAAACGCATGATGAAAGTCTCCAATCAGATGAAATTTACAATGATAATAACGATAAGTCTTGCATTAAAGTCGATCCAGTAAGCTTAGATATTGTTAGAAAGTATTATAGACTAGCACGTGGAAGTGTGCAGAGTATTTCGAGCATTGAAGATGGTATTTGTGATTTAAAACAGTCTGATAATGAGTCTAAATCAAGATTAGTAACTCCAGAGCGCAGTACTGCAGCACATGTGTGTGGCAATAAAATTCCTGTGATTTCATCACCTAATCAGCAATATAAAAAACTGCCAATAGACGAAGCTATTGAAGTTTACGAAAGTTGTTACACTGGTAAACCACCAGgattaatatttcattcaaatttatacaaacccCATTCACTTTATGGCTACGACCGACATGAAGGACCGATTCCGTGCAGAACTACGTGTTGTATTGTTCAGTAA
- the LOC130677927 gene encoding putative mediator of RNA polymerase II transcription subunit 26 isoform X2, whose product MGKGYKRKTRWRTLNIADCPSAPPGDDDDEDGIRKARDSSTRNTQSTHKSSHPRSSEQKNRTENGISNGDSAGASPSRSSQPKIIFDENEYTRITTPRQDVLFKKGYLARKKVWSGNNASTSATPSTTESQSASHSTADGSETTEDPQLLDYRENGLEEFSNAEPPAQMSYGTFYDHASGYYYEYPVMVVGPPMPGPPMHNLLAAMPCDAVPLRPIEWVNPAFVPKYEQPYCLVDYQNPQVDHQLPPTIHENGVAPTEPETTNGDEPVENGNGSTSWTGSVAGEEPVNGDEQQQSSSAEPQNQQDPQANFDEVIVDSSFPSEPCLETVLAQQLHVSHVGPPVPQPYMYPGHYMFGPALINVNGMTIQSGPMMRTNDMNATTTAFTRRRKKKKLSRRKLRRPLGLDNSEYCGQEEEDYSSEADNNGVQTSSCINNSFVPTSSRPLNPNCKEFEFKPSKIISQTSNVAVVNSVSISKVVSENHSNDLQPSDFKININSIDLSSSKPTTPDAHSTPTESPAIVTNIEYATEAIANESSQMNGLANGNASNETQETEIGVDVTCADFNDIIDKLEDNSTDILIQNPVDTIVPNGNEDCDRLSNGTVKSVGTNDSRDTPVIHRLPNKETLPKNNVPKKKYKSTKLVREPTPGPECEEQHPSTSELETDLETHVEGVPMGIDAIQAQMNADTSNEDSGFESQTRFSSNRPITDAVTQWLRRANSPELFVTTINNNNNEDSETEDDELEDSEPPKNLQGNPMPALSANSSAHDVTTSSRPASCGEFARTDSPRDGNASSSRKKLRSRGSKKKLPKNKTAVTTNNDDNNNNSEGVNLTNRQQRKKSRAAARLKNKQLNGNCEFTEKDSDAGMRVANNSRITKTDKIESITNRSEESVESSRKIERINTDLVKTYEQGEIVVSIDGKLISTTICGTTVQLKNNINIDQEGINYEESVNRSAKNSIGSIEEPDMLEYWESEKIEPFNNNNVKPVLQTHDESLQSDEIYNDNNDKSCIKVDPVSLDIVRKYYRLARGSVQSISSIEDGICDLKQSDNESKSRLVTPERSTAAHVCGNKIPVISSPNQQYKKLPIDEAIEVYESCYTGKPPGLIFHSNLYKPHSLYGYDRHEGPIPCRTTCCIVQ is encoded by the exons ACTGTCCATCAGCACCACCGGGTGACGATGACGATGAAGATGGAATACGAAAGGCCCGCGATAGCAGTACAAGAAACACTCAAAGTACCCACAAGTCATCTCACCCGAGGTCTTCGGAGCAAAAAAACAGAACCGAGAACGGAATTTCAAACGGCGACTCTGCAGGTGCATCACCCTCAAGATCATCTCAacccaaaattattttcgatgaAAACGAGTACACGCGTATCACAACACCACGACAGGATgtacttttcaaaaaaggtTACCTTGCACGTAAAAAAGTTTGGTCGGGTAATAATGCCAGCACGAGTGCAACACCGTCGACTACTGAAAGTCAGTCGGCCTCTCACTCCACTGCTG ACGGTAGTGAGACAACCGAGGATCCCCAGCTACTTGATTACCGTGAAAACGGCCTCGAGGAATTTTCAAATGCTGAACCACCGGCACAGATGAGCTACGGAACATTTTATGATCACGCTAGTGGTTATTATTATGAGTATCCTGTCATGGTCGTCGGTCCTCCGATGCCTGGTCCACCAATGCACAATCTTTTAGCCGCTATGCCCTGTGACGCAGTACCACTTAGACCAATTGAGTGGGTAAATCCTGCTTTTGTACCCAAATACGAGCAGCCGTACTGTCTTGTCGATTaccag AACCCCCAGGTAGATCACCAATTGCCACCGACGATCCATGAGAACGGAGTGGCTCCAACAGAACCGGAGACTACCAACGGGGATGAACCTGTGGAGAATGGAAACGGCAGTACAAGTTGGACAGGAAGTGTCGCTGGAGAAGAACCAGTGAATGGAGACGAGCAACAGCAAAGCTCATCAGCAGAACCACAAAATCAACAGGATCCTCAGGCAAACTTCGACGAAGTGATAGTGGACAGTAGTTTCCCCAGCGAACCATGTCTCGAAACTGTCCTTGCTCAGCAGCTGCATGTGTCACATGTGGGCCCGCCCGTACCTCAGCCTTACATGTATCCCGGTCACTATATGTTTGGTCCAGCGCTCATTAATGTCAACG gTATGACTATTCAGAGCGGACCAATGATGAGGACGAACGACATGAATGCTACAACAACGGCATTTACCAGACGCAGAAAGAAGAAAAAGTTGAGCAGAAGAAAACTAAGACGACCTCTTGGTCTG GATAACAGTGAGTATTGCGGACAAGAAGAAGAAGACTACAGTTCAGAAGCTGATAATAATGGAGTTCAAACTTCAAGTTGTATAAACAACAGTTTCGTTCCAACGAGCAGTCGTCCGTTAAACCCAAACTGtaaagaatttgaatttaagccaagtaaaattatttcacaaaCTTCAAATGTTGCTGTTGTAAATTCAGTATCAATATCTAAAGTCGTATCAGAAAATCACAGCAATGATTTACAGCCTtccgattttaaaataaatataaattctataGATTTATCAAGTAGTAAACCAACTACTCCAGATGCTCACAGTACCCCGACTGAATCACCGGCGATTGTTACAAATATCGAGTACGCAACAGAGGCAATTGCGAATGAGTCCAGCCAAATGAATGGCCTTGCTAATGGTAACGCCAGTAATGAAACTCAAGAAACTGAAATTGGCGTCGACGTCACGTGCGCTGACTTTAATGATATAATTGATAAGCTCGAAGACAATTCCACGGATATACTTATTCAAAATCCCGTGGATACGATTGTGCCAAACGGAAATGAAGACTGTGATCGACTGTCCAATGGTACTGTTAAGTCTGTAGGAACAAACGATTCACGTGATACGCCTGTGATTCACCGGTTACCGAACAAAGAAACTTTACCTAAAAACAACGTGCCTAAGAAGAAGTACAAAAGTACAAAACTGGTCCGTGAACCGACCCCTGGTCCAGAGTGTGAGGAGCAGCATCCAAGTACATCTGAACTTGAAACAGATCTTGAGACTCACGTCGAGGGTGTGCCCATGGGTATCGATGCAATTCAAGCTCAGATGAATGCCGATACATCCAACGAAGATTCGGGATTCGAGAGTCAAACCCGTTTTTCCAGCAACCGACCAATAACAGATGCCGTGACACAGTGGCTTCGACGCGCCAACTCGCCAGAATTATTTGTCacgacaataaataataacaacaatgaaGACAGTGAAACGGAAGATGACGAGTTAGAAGACAGCGAGCCGCCAAAAAACTTGCAGGGCAACCCCATGCCTGCACTATCTGCTAATAGCAGCGCGCACGACGTAACAACGTCGTCGCGTCCGGCTAGCTGCGGCGAATTCGCAAGAACCGACTCTCCTCGAGATGGCAATGCATCATCGTCACGTAAAAAATTACGCTCGAGgggtagtaaaaaaaaattaccaaagaATAAGACTGCGGTCACGACAAATaacgatgataataataataattccgaAGGAGTTAATTTGACTAATCGTCAACAACGAAAGAAAAGTCGTGCTGCCGCGAggcttaaaaataaacaattaaatggtAATTGCGAATTCACGGAGAAGGATAGCGATGCGGGTATGAGGGTTGCCAATAACTCTCGGATAACAAAAACGGATAAAATTGAGTCAATAACGAATCGTTCTGAAGAATCTGTTGAATCTAGTCGTAAGATTGAGAGGATCAACACTGATCTGGTTAAAACATATGAACAGGGAGAGATTGTTGTGTCTATTGATGGTAAATTAATATCCACGACTATTTGTGGTACTACcgtacaattaaaaaataatataaatattgatcaAGAAGGAATAAATTATGAAGAATCGGTCAATAGAAGCGCGAAAAATTCAATTGGAAGTATCGAGGAGCCGGACATGCTCGAATACTGGGAGTCTGAAAAAATTGaaccatttaataataataatgtgaaGCCGGTACTTCAAACGCATGATGAAAGTCTCCAATCAGATGAAATTTACAATGATAATAACGATAAGTCTTGCATTAAAGTCGATCCAGTAAGCTTAGATATTGTTAGAAAGTATTATAGACTAGCACGTGGAAGTGTGCAGAGTATTTCGAGCATTGAAGATGGTATTTGTGATTTAAAACAGTCTGATAATGAGTCTAAATCAAGATTAGTAACTCCAGAGCGCAGTACTGCAGCACATGTGTGTGGCAATAAAATTCCTGTGATTTCATCACCTAATCAGCAATATAAAAAACTGCCAATAGACGAAGCTATTGAAGTTTACGAAAGTTGTTACACTGGTAAACCACCAGgattaatatttcattcaaatttatacaaacccCATTCACTTTATGGCTACGACCGACATGAAGGACCGATTCCGTGCAGAACTACGTGTTGTATTGTTCAGTAA
- the LOC130677931 gene encoding transcriptional activator protein Pur-beta-B isoform X1, which translates to MSDRESLDDQPQKYGNSGGMDAGGADFDAGQHGQQSEQELATKMLQIQSKRFYLDVKQNRRGRFIKVAEIGADGRRSQIFLALSTASEFRDHLSTFSDFYASLGPPNPENVPEDGKLKSEMMVKDNRRYYLDLKENSRGRFLRVSHTVSQTITRGGPRTQIAIPAQGMIEFRDALTDLLEEFGVDDGGFKGDLPEGRYMRVDNKNFYFDIGQNNRGIYMRISEVKTNFRTAITVPEKSWSRFRDIFADYCEKMKEGGGGVSSSGIGSTSLSDSKGAVGSGAQVSPTSTTSPNPNPNLDSNLIK; encoded by the exons ATGTCTGACAGGGAGAGCTTGGACGACCAACCGCAAA agtATGGAAATTCCGGAGGCATGGATGCTGGAGGAGCTGACTTTGATGCTg gtcAGCATGGTCAGCAGAGTGAACAAGAACTGGCGACCAAGATGCTTCAAATACAAAGCAAGCGATTCTACCTCGATGTCAAACAAAATAGACGCGGGAGATTTATCAAAGTTGCAGAg ATCGGAGCAGATGGCAGGCGTAGTCAAATATTTCTAGCCTTAAGTACAGCCTCAGAATTCCGTGATCATCTTTCGACGTTCAGTGATTTTTACGCGTCGCTAG GTCCACCGAACCCAGAGAATGTACCAGAGGATGGAAAACTTAAATCAGAAATGATGGTAAAAGACAATAGGCGGTATTATTTGGATCTTAAGGAAAATTCCCGTGGCCGTTTCCTGCGGGTGAGTCACACT GTATCGCAAACGATAACACGAGGCGGTCCAAGAACACAGATAGCTATACCCGCACAGGGAATGATTGAATTTCGTGATGCACTAACGGATCTTTTAGAAGAGTTCGGTGTCGACGATGGTGGATTCAAAGGCGATTTACCTGAGGGTCGTTATATGCGCGTTGACaacaaaaacttttatttcgaTATCGGACAAAACAATCGTGGTATTTACATGAGAATTTCCgag GTCAAGACAAACTTCAGAACGGCCATAACCGTGCCGGAAAAATCTTGGTCACGGTTTCGTGATATATTTGCGGATTACTGTGAGAAGATGAAAGAAGGCGGTGGAGGTGTCAGCTCCAGTGGAATTGGATCAACTAGTTTATCCGATAGCAAGGGCGCTGTAGGATCAGGAGCCCAAGTATCACCAACCTCTACCACTTCGCCTAATCCAAATCCAAATTTAGACTCAAACCTCATCAAGTGA
- the LOC130677931 gene encoding transcriptional activator protein Pur-beta-B isoform X2 gives MSDRESLDDQPQKYGNSGGMDAGGADFDAGQHGQQSEQELATKMLQIQSKRFYLDVKQNRRGRFIKVAEIGADGRRSQIFLALSTASEFRDHLSTFSDFYASLGPPNPENVPEDGKLKSEMMVKDNRRYYLDLKENSRGRFLRVSQTITRGGPRTQIAIPAQGMIEFRDALTDLLEEFGVDDGGFKGDLPEGRYMRVDNKNFYFDIGQNNRGIYMRISEVKTNFRTAITVPEKSWSRFRDIFADYCEKMKEGGGGVSSSGIGSTSLSDSKGAVGSGAQVSPTSTTSPNPNPNLDSNLIK, from the exons ATGTCTGACAGGGAGAGCTTGGACGACCAACCGCAAA agtATGGAAATTCCGGAGGCATGGATGCTGGAGGAGCTGACTTTGATGCTg gtcAGCATGGTCAGCAGAGTGAACAAGAACTGGCGACCAAGATGCTTCAAATACAAAGCAAGCGATTCTACCTCGATGTCAAACAAAATAGACGCGGGAGATTTATCAAAGTTGCAGAg ATCGGAGCAGATGGCAGGCGTAGTCAAATATTTCTAGCCTTAAGTACAGCCTCAGAATTCCGTGATCATCTTTCGACGTTCAGTGATTTTTACGCGTCGCTAG GTCCACCGAACCCAGAGAATGTACCAGAGGATGGAAAACTTAAATCAGAAATGATGGTAAAAGACAATAGGCGGTATTATTTGGATCTTAAGGAAAATTCCCGTGGCCGTTTCCTGCGG GTATCGCAAACGATAACACGAGGCGGTCCAAGAACACAGATAGCTATACCCGCACAGGGAATGATTGAATTTCGTGATGCACTAACGGATCTTTTAGAAGAGTTCGGTGTCGACGATGGTGGATTCAAAGGCGATTTACCTGAGGGTCGTTATATGCGCGTTGACaacaaaaacttttatttcgaTATCGGACAAAACAATCGTGGTATTTACATGAGAATTTCCgag GTCAAGACAAACTTCAGAACGGCCATAACCGTGCCGGAAAAATCTTGGTCACGGTTTCGTGATATATTTGCGGATTACTGTGAGAAGATGAAAGAAGGCGGTGGAGGTGTCAGCTCCAGTGGAATTGGATCAACTAGTTTATCCGATAGCAAGGGCGCTGTAGGATCAGGAGCCCAAGTATCACCAACCTCTACCACTTCGCCTAATCCAAATCCAAATTTAGACTCAAACCTCATCAAGTGA
- the LOC130677931 gene encoding transcriptional activator protein Pur-beta-B isoform X3 yields the protein MFKSRIFQGDLSPVPIPGGIQQTSQHGQQSEQELATKMLQIQSKRFYLDVKQNRRGRFIKVAEIGADGRRSQIFLALSTASEFRDHLSTFSDFYASLGPPNPENVPEDGKLKSEMMVKDNRRYYLDLKENSRGRFLRVSHTVSQTITRGGPRTQIAIPAQGMIEFRDALTDLLEEFGVDDGGFKGDLPEGRYMRVDNKNFYFDIGQNNRGIYMRISEVKTNFRTAITVPEKSWSRFRDIFADYCEKMKEGGGGVSSSGIGSTSLSDSKGAVGSGAQVSPTSTTSPNPNPNLDSNLIK from the exons ATGTTCAAGAGCCGGATATTCCAGGGCGATCTCAGTCCCGTTCCCATTCCTGGCGGCATCCAGCAAACTA gtcAGCATGGTCAGCAGAGTGAACAAGAACTGGCGACCAAGATGCTTCAAATACAAAGCAAGCGATTCTACCTCGATGTCAAACAAAATAGACGCGGGAGATTTATCAAAGTTGCAGAg ATCGGAGCAGATGGCAGGCGTAGTCAAATATTTCTAGCCTTAAGTACAGCCTCAGAATTCCGTGATCATCTTTCGACGTTCAGTGATTTTTACGCGTCGCTAG GTCCACCGAACCCAGAGAATGTACCAGAGGATGGAAAACTTAAATCAGAAATGATGGTAAAAGACAATAGGCGGTATTATTTGGATCTTAAGGAAAATTCCCGTGGCCGTTTCCTGCGGGTGAGTCACACT GTATCGCAAACGATAACACGAGGCGGTCCAAGAACACAGATAGCTATACCCGCACAGGGAATGATTGAATTTCGTGATGCACTAACGGATCTTTTAGAAGAGTTCGGTGTCGACGATGGTGGATTCAAAGGCGATTTACCTGAGGGTCGTTATATGCGCGTTGACaacaaaaacttttatttcgaTATCGGACAAAACAATCGTGGTATTTACATGAGAATTTCCgag GTCAAGACAAACTTCAGAACGGCCATAACCGTGCCGGAAAAATCTTGGTCACGGTTTCGTGATATATTTGCGGATTACTGTGAGAAGATGAAAGAAGGCGGTGGAGGTGTCAGCTCCAGTGGAATTGGATCAACTAGTTTATCCGATAGCAAGGGCGCTGTAGGATCAGGAGCCCAAGTATCACCAACCTCTACCACTTCGCCTAATCCAAATCCAAATTTAGACTCAAACCTCATCAAGTGA
- the LOC130677929 gene encoding uncharacterized protein LOC130677929, translated as MDPDFVGAILRSSGKFIETIKNNEELDELIEKVPAVDSRTVTALSNSLADAFSYKISPEAHLKYSVRLQLIEILREWINPPLGLSNHRTFCQSEKIQELCKTVINKYLLKKKVCDENVSADQLIILIRALINVRSINPVYGAYLKLVVDEITELEVSANYRLVKFILDNEKEIELEASVVDKFYICQSEKIIEEPIIDCFISNINCQGSYSTTDKFDKLINKTAFSQKIFIIVSNLLGNLFIRLEFSPLVLSFIEYILSKIIAIRDNEENNLLSLYPVDLQSYVVLLRIDPCHCSVNSKKYLLQCLKNIYTEDKDKVLVLITHFPKWLNELSLFLNEL; from the exons atGGATCCAGATTTCGTTGGTGCTATTTTACGTAGCAGTGGTAAATTTAtagaaacaattaaaaataatgaagaattagatgaattaattgaaaaagtacCTGCTGTTGATTCACGAACAGTCACTGCACTTTCAAACTCTCTAGCTGATgctttttcttataaaatttcacctGAAGCTCATCTCAAATACTCAGTTCGGCTTCAATTAAtc GAGATTCTGCGGGAATGGATCAATCCGCCCCTTGGACTGTCAAATCATCGGACATTCTGTCAAAGTGAAAAAATCCAAGAGCTTTGCAAGAccgtcataaataaatatttattaaaaaaaaaagtatgtgaTGAAAATGTATCAGcagatcaattaattatattaataagagCATTAATTAACGTCAGAAGTATCAATCCAGTTTATGGCGCGTATTTAAAACTCGTCGTTGATGAAATAACCGAACTAGAAGTCTCAGCAAATTACAGActcgttaaatttattttggataACGAAAAAGAAATAGAATTGGAAGCTTCTGtggttgataaattttatatctgtCAGTCGgagaaaataattgaagaACCGATaattgattgttttatttcaaatattaattgtcAGGGCTCGTACTCTACTACAGATAAATTTGATAAGTTAATAAACAAGACTGcgttttcacaaaaaatttttataatcgtaAGTAATTTATTAGGTAATCTTTTTATACGCTTAGAATTTTCACCATTAGTACTGTCatttatagaatatattttaagtaaaataatcgCGATACGTGATaacgaagaaaataatttactgagTTTATATCCGGTAGATTTACAGTCTTATGTTGTTCTTTTGAGAATAGATCCGTGTCACTGTTCAgttaattctaaaaaatatttgttgcaatgtttgaaaaatatttataccgAAGATAAAGATAAAGTTCTTGTACTCATTACCCACTTTCCTAAGTGGCTGAatgaattatcattatttttaaacgaattgtaa